The Triticum aestivum cultivar Chinese Spring chromosome 3A, IWGSC CS RefSeq v2.1, whole genome shotgun sequence genome includes a region encoding these proteins:
- the LOC123062861 gene encoding probable inactive receptor kinase At2g26730 gives MPRPRSSQPWPQHTIRLAKRRRTRTQMAAIPPRTPVLLLALAVAALGCHAVEPPKQERTALQSFLAALPHERDLGWNSPSAPSACLWPGVTCDASNATVVAVRLPGVGLAGALPAGKLGQLRGLHTLSLRNNRLFGAIPADFFALPLLRSLYLQGNRLSGSIPPDVAGLAALRHLALYDNHLSGEIPAAFAGLRELRLLRLDGNRLSGGLQSLSGFQRLEVFNVSDNQLAGAVPDSLERFPPESFAGNLRLCGEPLDKPCPSPGGGVVPPVQEKKRKRLSGTAVAAIAVGAAAGALLVLILLVLCFVRSRRDDAAASGDDRNKAPTPATPVRGHTLTPSTVSGEMTDLTSSKEIPSAAGGGAAEMMRSRLVFMGGGGYSFDLEDLLRASAEVLGNGVAGPTYRATLEDGTTVAVKRLKNVAAERQEFASAVETLGRVQHRNLLPVRGYYFSSDEKLLVADFLPEGSLSAALHGSSGSGRRPMDWNTRKRAALSAARGVAHLHAAHNLTHGNLKSSNLLLRHGDPEGAALSDYSLQHLFSPPPSSVQGSVGGYRAPELVDARRPTFKSDIYSLGVLFLEILTGRSPTAASTGVGDSGVSSDLPRWVQSVVREEWTAEVFDEELVSLDGGSAEEEMVALLQVAMACAATAPDARPDASEVVRMVEEIGVRHGRATTEDRVQGASEEEEQSWGTPTGTGATS, from the exons ATGCCGAGGCCGCGTTCTTcccagccgtggccgcagcacaccaTCAGACTTGCCAAGCGGCGGCGCACGCGCACACAGATGGCCGCGATCCCACCACGAACGCCGGTGCTGCTGCTGGCGCTGGCCGTCGCCGCTCTCGGCTGCCACGCCGTGGAGCCGCCGAAGCAAGAGCGGACGGCGCTGCAGTCCTTCCTCGCCGCCTTGCCGCACGAGCGCGATCTGGGCTGGAACTCGCCGTCCGCGCCCTCGGCGTGCCTCTGGCCCGGCGTCACCTGCGACGCGAGCaacgccacggtcgtcgccgtccgCCTCCCCGGCGTCGGCCTCGCCGGCGCCCTCCCCGCCGGCAAGCTCGGCCAGCTCCGGGGCCTCCATACGCTCTCCCTCCGCAACAACCGCCTCTTCGGCGCCATCCCCGCCGACTTCTTCGCGCTGCCCCTGCTCCGCTCGCTCTACCTCCAGGGGAACCGTCTCTCCGGCTCCATCCCGCCCGATGTCGCCGGGCTCGCGGCGCTCCGGCACCTCGCGCTCTACGACAACCACCTGTCCGGTGAGATACCGGCCGCATTCGCCGGCCTGAGGGAGCTGCGGTTGCTTAGGCTCGACGGCAACCGCCTCTCCGGTGGCCTTCAGAGCCTGAGCGGCTTCCAGCGGCTCGAGGTGTTTAATGTCTCGGACAACCAGCTCGCCGGCGCCGTCCCGGATTCCCTCGAGCGCTTCCCGCCAGAGTCATTCGCCGGCAACCTCCGGCTCTGCGGCGAACCCCTCGACAAGCCATGCCCGTCccccggcggcggcgtcgtcccgCCGGTgcaagagaagaagaggaagcggcTCTCCGGCACGGCGGTCGCGGCCATCGCCGTGGGCGCCGCTGCTGGCGCGCTGCTCGTTCTCATCCTGCTCGTGCTCTGCTTTGTCCGCAGCCGCCGGGACGACGCGGCAGCCAGCGGCGACGACAGGAACAAGGCGCCCACGCCGGCAACGCCGGTGAGAGGGCACACGCTGACGCCGTCGACGGTGTCAGGCGAGATGACCGACCTGACGTCTTCAAAGGAGATACCctcggcagcgggcggcggcgcggcggagatGATGAGGAGCCGGCTGGTGTTcatgggcggcggcggctacaGCTTCGACCTGGAGGACCTGCTGCGGGCGTCGGCGGAGGTGCTGGGGAACGGCGTCGCGGGGCCGACGTACAGGGCGACGCTGGAGGACGGGACGACGGTGGCGGTGAAGCGGCTGAAGAACGTGGCGGCGGAGCGACAGGAGTTCGCGTCCGCCGTGGAGACGTTGGGCCGGGTGCAGCACCGCAACCTGCTCCCCGTGCGCGGCTACTACTTCTCCAGCGACGAGAAGCTCCTCGTCGCCGACTTCCTCCCCGAGGGCAGCCTCTCCGCCGCGCTCCACG GTAGCAGCGGCTCCGGCCGGAGACCGATGGACTGGAACACGCGGAAGCGGGCCGCGCTGTCGGCAGCGCGCGGGGTGGCGCACCTGCACGCGGCACACAACCTCACCCATGGAAACTTGAAGTCGTCTAACCTGCTACTCCGGCACGGCGACCCGGAAGGCGCTGCGCTTTCCGACTACTCCCTCCAGCACCTCTTCTCCCCACCACCGTCGTCCGTGCAGGGCAGTGTCGGTGGGTACCGCGCGCCGGAGCTCGTGGATGCGCGTCGGCCGACATTCAAGTCGGACATATACTCGCTCGGAGTGCTCTTCCTTGAGATCCTCACCGGCAGGTCCCCCACGGCGGCGTCGACCGGTGTGGGTGATAGTGGTGTGTCGTCGGACCTGCCGCGATGGGTACAGTCGGTGGTAAGGGAGGAGTGGACGGcggaggtgttcgacgaggagctGGTGAGCCTGGATGGGGGCAGTGCCGAGGAGGAGATGGTGGCGCTGCTGCAGGTGGCTATGGCGTGTGCGGCCACGGCGCCGGACGCGCGGCCAGACGCCTCGGAGGTCGTGAGGATGGTCGAGGAGATCGGCGTCAGGCACGGGCGGGCCACGACAGAGGATAGAGTGCAGGGTGCATCCGAGGAGGAGGAGCAGTCATGGGGCACGCCGACGGGCACCGGAGCAACGTCGTGA